One Fusarium poae strain DAOMC 252244 chromosome 4, whole genome shotgun sequence DNA window includes the following coding sequences:
- a CDS encoding hypothetical protein (BUSCO:16145at5125) codes for MGDNSEKHIHFQDGDYGSDGYSDDDAKAVEVVFDPGNPYRRKSSMVASEIKAPVMRHPTRRDECLVHQFLDSQRRAKDAACSASDLDSETSMGNGSSYMSSRPDPSQANLHKTLNGDSVEAIRDEGLDSIVDPKVKKCRAVVEPGSMDHSGQADQQAWTQQMTKSMSEFDLGGYQEDVRSRLLTKQQLSDMAWGVRELSRRLSSMRLRFKVKSIFILTKIYDQDLIPKTRELVKWLLNHNHEVAYTVYVQDKLKTNKKFDVSGIVDEVSKGYVQKDGADEQTVKDTLNKRLRYWDENMCRARPHTFDFVISLGGDGTVLYASWLFQRIVPPVLSFALGSLGFLTKFDFEEYQETLTTAFTKGVTVSLRLRFEGTVMRSQPRKKSQLDGGSDEDEDQPRDLVEELIGEEREDEHTHRPDGTFEILNEVVVDRGPNPTLSTTEIFGDDEHFTSVLADGICVSTPTGSTAYNLAAGGSLCHPENPVMLVTSICAHTLSFRPIILPDTIVLRVGVPYGARTSSWASFDGRERVELKPGDYVTISASRFPFASVQAEGRRSEDWVNSISGKLGWNTRQKQKSYKEWEK; via the exons ATGGGCGATAATTCAGAAAAGCACATACATTTTCAAGACGGCGATTATGGCTCTGATGGATATTCTGACGATGATGCCAAAGCAGTGGAG GTCGTATTCGATCCAGGAAATCCATACCGTCGCAAGAGCTCCATGGTAGCCTCAGAGATTAAAGCCCCTGTGATGCGCCACCCTACTCGTCGCGACGAGTGCCTCGTTCACCAATTCCTCGATAGCCAACGACGCGCCAAAGACGCTGCTTGCTCAGCGAGCGATCTCGACTCGGAAACTTCAATGGGAAACGGCTCCTCGTACATGAGCAGTCGCCCAGATCCCAGCCAAGCCAATCTTCACAAGACTCTCAATGGCGACAGTGTTGAAGCCATTCGCGACGAGGGCCTTGACTCGATTGTCGACCCGAAGGTTAAGAAGTGTCGTGCTGTTGTAGAGCCCGGTAGTATGGATCACTCTGGCCAAGCTGACCAGCAGGCCTGGACTCAGCAGATGACCAAGAGCATGTCTGAGTTTGACCTTGGAGGTTACCAGGAAGATGTGCGAAGTCGACTGCTCACGAAGCAGCAGCTCAGCGACATGGCATGGGGCGTAAGAGAACTCAGCCGCCGGCTAAGTAGCATGCGCCTTCgattcaaggtcaagagcATCTTCATCCTGACAAAGATTTACGACCAAGACTTGATTCCTAAAACACGAGAACTGGTGAAATGGCTACTAAATCATAACCACGAGGTCGCCTACACTGTTTATGTTCAAGACAAACTCAAGACGAACAAGAAGTTTGACGTCAGCGGGATTGTTGACGAGGTAAGCAAGGGATACGTCCAAAAGGACGGTGCAGACGAGCAAACGGTAAAAGACACACTCAACAAGAGGTTGCGATACTGGGATGAGAACATGTGTCGAGCACGACCCCATACCTTTGACTTTGTAATCTCACTTGGTGGTGATGGCACAGTACTATATGCCAGCTGGCTGTTCCAGCGCATCGTGCCACCTGTGCTGAGCTTTGCACTGGGAAGCCTAGGTTTCCTGACCAAGTTCGATTTTGAGGAATACCAAGAAACACTCACAACTGCGTTCACCAAGGGCGTCACCGTGAGTTTAAGGCTACGCTTCGAAGGCACCGTTATGAGGAGTCAACCGCGTAAGAAATCACAGCTCGATGGGGGTtccgatgaggatgaggatcaGCCACGAGACTTGGTAGAGGAGCTGATTGGTGAGGAGAGGGAGGACGAGCATACACATCGACCGGATGGGACGTTTGAGATTCTGAATGAGGTCGTGGTGGATCGAGGACCAAATCCAA CCTTGTCAACTACCGAGATTTTTGGAGACGACGAACACTTTACCTCGGTGTTGGCCGACGGCATCTGTGTGTCAACACCAACTGGTTCAACGGCTTACAATCTGGCTGCTGGTGGTTCTCTGTGCCACCCAGAAAACCCTGTGATGCTGGTGACGTCCATCTGTGCGCACACACTATCCTTCCGACCCATCATTCTACCCGACACGATCGTGCTGCGAGTTGGTGTTCCGTACGGAGCGCGGACATCTTCATGGGCGAGCTTCGACGGCCGAGAGCGTGTAGAGCTCAAGCCAGGAGACTACGTGACCATCAGTGCGAGTAGATTCCCGTTTGCTTCAGTACAGGCTGAGGGACGGAGGAGTGAGGATTGGGTCAATAGTATTAGTGGGAAACTCGGCTGGAATACACgacagaagcagaagagttATaaagagtgggagaaatga
- a CDS encoding hypothetical protein (TransMembrane:4 (o19-40i52-71o132-156i163-179o)), which translates to MATETASSLPPDLFDQTTIISLLSTLAIVFAAYITSLKFLPSSSSGTLRFLFIWHLADALCHFLLEGSFLYHCFFSHLPLLKDAKTDLFPTPAGFLGYSDRVYGAQSGGDNPFAMLWMVYAKADKRWAGVDLAVVSLELLTVFFDGPLAIYVCYCLAKKDPKVSIWMIILATCELYGVLA; encoded by the exons ATGGCAACAGAAACCGCATCCTCTCTTCCACCTGACCTGTTCGACCAAACCACAATCATCTCTCTCCTATCGACCCTCGCCATCGTCTTTGCCGCATACATCACCTCCCTCAAGTTCctaccatcttcatcttcgggAACCCTTCGCTTCCTGTTCATCTGGCATCTCGCCGACGCGCTGTGTCATTTCCTTCTCGAGGGAAGCTTCTTGTACCACTGCTTTTTCTCGCACCTGCCACTCCTCAAAGATGCAAAGACGGACCTCTTCCCTACGCCTGCAGGATTTCTAGGATACAGCGATCGCGTATATGGTGCGCAGTCAGGCGGAGATAACCCGTTTGCTATGCTGTGGATGGTGTATGCCAAGGCGGACAAGAGATGGGCCGGCGTGGACCTGGCAGTCGTGAGTTTGGAGTTGTTGACGGTGTTCTTTGACGGTCCCCTGGCTATCTACGTGTGCTATTGTCTTGCCAAGAAAGACCCCAAGGTCAGCATCTGGATGATCATACTGGCTACTTGCGAGTTGTACGGTG TCCTTGCCTAA